Genomic segment of Geminocystis herdmanii PCC 6308:
AAAATGAAGTAGTCCCCGTGCCAGATTTTGCTCAAGAATTAAAGCTAACTTTAGGGGATATTTTTGGTTGGTTAAGGGTGAAAATTTAAGAATTATTGTAATAATGACAGTATTTATAATAATATTGAAAATCATAGAATTTACTAGATTTCACAAAGCTCGATCGTCTTGTCATTAGCATTAAAGTTCAGTTATTGTAGAGACATAAATTATTAATTAGGGTCTGCTGAAAAAGTATTTTGATAAAGGTAGGCAAAAGGCAAAAGGCAAAAGGCAACCTGAGTCAACTATAAAAATAGATGATGAATGACTTGGAAGACTCCGAAGACAGGAAGATTATATTTTGCCTGAATCAATAAAATTATTTTCAAGGGCATCGAAATATTAGGAATTTTTCTACCATTCGACTTGTCCACTTGTCTCGTTTTCACCACTTTTCTTATATCGAACTGAGGTAATATACAAAAAAGATTAGGCTCTTCTACAGTAGTTATGATAAATTAATAAAAAATAAAAGCTATAATTTTTACTAAATAAGGCTTACACTAAAATCAAAATCTAATTTTTATAAATTATTAATTTTGAAATTCTCTGTTACCTTTTGCCTACCTTCATCAATAATTTATCATACTCAAAGTAGAAGAGTCAAAGATTATAATTTAATTTGTGCTTTTTTTCAAAGTTTTTTTATTGTTAAATTTATTCTAATTATCAGGAGGAAAAATATTTGTCTAATCCAGTGAATGTCGCTATTTTAGGAGCAACGGGTGCAGTTGGTACAGAAATTATTGATTTATTAATTGAACGTAATTTTCCCATTAAAGAGTTAAAATTATTATCTTCCCCTCGCTCGGCGGGACAAAAAATCGCCTTTAAAGATGAGTTAATTGAAGTTCAAGCCGTTGATGAAAATTCCTTTAAAAATGTCGATATTGTCTTAGCTTCCGCAGGAGGCTCAACTTCTAAAATCTGGGCAGATTCGATCGTATCATCAGGAGCAGTTATGATTGACAACTCCAGTGCATTTCGCATGAGAGACGATGTTCCGCTAGTTGTACCCGAAATCAATCCTGAAGATGCTTTTAAGCACAAAGGAATCATTGCTAACCCCAATTGCACAACTATTTTAATGGGGGTTGCTCTCTATCCCTTACATCAAATTCAACCCATAAAAAGAATTATAGTTTCTACTTATCAATCCGCTAGTGGTGCAGGAGCAAGGGCGATGGAAGAAGTAAAAATCCAAAGCCAAGCTATCTTAAACGCTGAAAATCCCATAGCAGAAGTGTTACCTTATCCTTTAGCCTTCAATCTTTTTCCCCATAATTCCCCCCTGATGGATAATAACTATTGTGAGGAGGAGATGAAAATGGTTAATGAGACACGCAAAATTTTTCATGATGATTCTTTGCGTATCAGTGCTACTTGTGTGAGAGTGCCAGTATTAAGGGCACATTCGGAAGCCATTAATATTGAATTTGCTCAACCTTTTTCTGTGGATAAAGCTAGAGAAATTATCGCTAAATCAGCAGGGGTAAAATTATTAGAAGATTGGGATAAAAATTATTTCCCTATGCCTATGGATGCCACAGGAAAAGACGATGTTTTAGTAGGAAGAATTAGACAAGATATTTCTAACGAAAATTCGATCGAACTCTGGTTATGTGGTGATCAAATTCGTAAAGGTGCGGCTTTAAATGCTGTACAAATTGCCGAGTTATTAATCAATTAAGAATTAAGAATTAAGAATTAAGAATTAAGAATTAGCAATTAACAATTAACAATTAACAATTAACAATTTTTCTCCCTATCTCCCCCTCTCCCCATCTTCCCATCTTCCCATCTCCCCAACTCCTCAACACCTCCTTCAAAAACGACTAAAAAGTCACCTCATTGAGCCAACGTACCGCATCTTTAGCATGATAAGTTAAAATCAAGTCTGCACCAGCACGTTTAAAACTGGTTAAGGTTTCAAGGGTAACTTTTTTCTCGTCAATCCAACCATTGAGCGCGGCGGCTTTCACCATAGAATATTCTCCGGAAACGTTATAGGCGGCTACGGGTAAATTAGTCATTTCTTTAACACGCCAAATTATATCCATATAGGATAAAGCAGGTTTTACCATGAGCATATCTGCACCCTCAGCGATGTCTAATTCCACTTCTTTTAAGGCTTCAAGGGCGTTACCGGGATTCATCTGGTAAGTGCGTCTATCACCATGACTAGGCGCAGATTCAGCGGCATCTCGAAAAGGGCCATAATAGGCTGAAGCATATTTAGCGGCATAGGATAGGATAGGAGTATTTTCAAAACCTGCCTCATCTAAGGCTTGACGAATGGACGTAACAAAACCATCCATCATGCCCGATGGCGCAATAATATCCGCCCCTGCTTTTGCTTGGGAAACGGCGGTTTTTTTCAGTAACTCAAGGGTAGGATCATTTAATACTCGCCCTGCTAAATCTCCTACTTCTAAATAACCACAATGCCCATGGGGAGTGTATTCACAAAGACAAGTATCAGCAATGACTACTAAATCGGGTACAGCTTCTTTAACGGCGGTAGCGGCTTTTTGTACTATTCCGCAATCGTGCCATGCTCCCGTAGCGTCATTGTCTTTCTCGGTGGGAATACCAAATAAAATAATGGCAGGAATGCCTAAATCATAGACTTCTTTGGCTTCTTCCACAATTTTGTCCACGGATAATTGATAGACACCGGGCATGGATACAACTTCTTTGGCGATCGAACTACCGGGTACTGCAAACAAGGGATAAATCAAATCATTAGCCGTTAAAATGGTTTCTTGCACCATGCGTCGCAGTTGAGGATTTTGGCGCAAACGACGAGGACGATTAATAGGAAACATAGTTAATATAAAGTGATAAAATAATGACCATTTCTTAGTTTAAGGCGATCGCACCCTTCTATCTAATTCTTAGCAATATTTCGTTACGTTTAATTTTCTGTATCCTGTCTGTTATATAAAACTTACTCATAGTTACCTATGACGTTTACTTCTTGCTTCTACCAGTCAAGTCGGCTTGATACTGTCCACAAGCGTTGATTCGGGTGTAACCCACCCTACTTTTATTATTCTAATTAATTGATTAATCTTGAATAATAACTAATTTTTTATTTAATTTAATCTTTAAATTAAATAGTTTTAACAGTCTTGGTTATCGACTTCATTAAAAGCTAACATATTTTAAAAAAATGTCAACCTTTATCCCGTGAGTAGGTATAAACAACTATAATAAACTATTAGTTAACAGTTAAAAGCTCCTGTCTCCTGTCTTCTAACTCCTACCTCCATCAAAACACTTTTTCCACAACACCTAATTATAAATGCCCTCAAGACAAATTCCCTCTTTAAAACAATAGTCTAAAGCACTAACTTCGATCGAAGCACATAAGAGATTTGCCCCTTGTAAATTTGCACCGAGAAAAACAGCGCCTATCAAATTAGCTTCTTCCATGTCTGCTTGAGACAAATCTGCACCACTAAGATTAGAATTACTTAAATCTGTATTTTGTAAACAAGCTCCTACCAGATTCGCACCTCGTAAATCTGCACCTCGTAAATCTGCACCTCGTAAATCTAAATGAGTTAGAATCGCACCGCCTAAAAACGCTCCTGCTAAACTGATATTATTGACTTGTGCCGATAACAAAATTGTACCTCGTAAATCTGCACCTCGTAAATCTGCACCCTGTAAATCTGCCCCTGTCAAATCTGCCCCCCTGAGATTGCAACGTAAGATTGCACCTTGTAGGTTTGCCCCCGTCAAATTTGCTCCCATTAACGTACCACTAGAAAAATTAACCTTAGCTAAATTTCCACCTGACAGATTACATCCGTTTAAATTTACTCCTTGTAAATCTTGAATTTCACCGTTGCGAATATGGGATAAATCAAGGGTTAAGAGATTACTCATAATTGGGCTAAATTTTGATTAATATAATTTTTAAATATGACTCATAATTATAAGTTAATTATTAGAAAATTAAAGATTTTGTGAGTAAAAATTTACAATTTTTGATAATTCTCTTATTTTTGTGAAAACCAGAAAGAGAATTTAGGTTAAAACGGTGTCAGGGTTGAATATTATTCAACCCCTACGAAAAAATAAACAATTATTTTTGAAGGATTTATTTAGCTTAATCTTCATTTCTCATTCAGTTAAAGATGAGATGAAAGAAACTCTGATATAGTGCTTTTAGTTTTTATTCCTAACTCTATTTGCCACCAACCTTGTATATTTTGTGGATTGTGCCATAATTGTTCATGAGATACTGAGGGATAACAATAAAAGGCATTTTTTTCACCGCCTAAATAACTAAGATGAGTTATATAGTCATGACTAATTCGATAACAAGGAAAATCGCAAATCAAAGGCACTCCCCAACCATCAAAAGCCAATAATTTCTTTACGTTTCCACCGTTTTTTTTCCATAAATTTCCTGCAATAATTGCACCAATAACCCCTGCACTAAAACCGATAAATGTCAAGTTATATAAGGATAAATTTTGATATTTTTTCCTCAGATATTGATATATATTATAACCATCATAAGGCAAAATATTAGGAGTTCGAGCACGAAGTG
This window contains:
- a CDS encoding aspartate-semialdehyde dehydrogenase, which translates into the protein MSNPVNVAILGATGAVGTEIIDLLIERNFPIKELKLLSSPRSAGQKIAFKDELIEVQAVDENSFKNVDIVLASAGGSTSKIWADSIVSSGAVMIDNSSAFRMRDDVPLVVPEINPEDAFKHKGIIANPNCTTILMGVALYPLHQIQPIKRIIVSTYQSASGAGARAMEEVKIQSQAILNAENPIAEVLPYPLAFNLFPHNSPLMDNNYCEEEMKMVNETRKIFHDDSLRISATCVRVPVLRAHSEAINIEFAQPFSVDKAREIIAKSAGVKLLEDWDKNYFPMPMDATGKDDVLVGRIRQDISNENSIELWLCGDQIRKGAALNAVQIAELLIN
- the hemB gene encoding porphobilinogen synthase, whose translation is MFPINRPRRLRQNPQLRRMVQETILTANDLIYPLFAVPGSSIAKEVVSMPGVYQLSVDKIVEEAKEVYDLGIPAIILFGIPTEKDNDATGAWHDCGIVQKAATAVKEAVPDLVVIADTCLCEYTPHGHCGYLEVGDLAGRVLNDPTLELLKKTAVSQAKAGADIIAPSGMMDGFVTSIRQALDEAGFENTPILSYAAKYASAYYGPFRDAAESAPSHGDRRTYQMNPGNALEALKEVELDIAEGADMLMVKPALSYMDIIWRVKEMTNLPVAAYNVSGEYSMVKAAALNGWIDEKKVTLETLTSFKRAGADLILTYHAKDAVRWLNEVTF
- a CDS encoding pentapeptide repeat-containing protein, with the protein product MSNLLTLDLSHIRNGEIQDLQGVNLNGCNLSGGNLAKVNFSSGTLMGANLTGANLQGAILRCNLRGADLTGADLQGADLRGADLRGTILLSAQVNNISLAGAFLGGAILTHLDLRGADLRGADLRGANLVGACLQNTDLSNSNLSGADLSQADMEEANLIGAVFLGANLQGANLLCASIEVSALDYCFKEGICLEGIYN